One window of Novipirellula aureliae genomic DNA carries:
- a CDS encoding efflux RND transporter periplasmic adaptor subunit has protein sequence MTPPLRESPFLLNYRSSSKWSSQNDNTSTRSLTTKLTGHGTMGILKSKTATRLLILYGLLSVVGCTSSENEYDPPPPPEVTVSQPVQQSITPFLEQNGVIEAVDEADVRARVRGFVEAIAFEPGQEVAVGDVLYQIESTQYQASVNSASAEVAAAEAAISVANALVRTAEAEVKKTVQDLDRAKSLLSQNAGSEAELDTAVAENESALAALESAKANVQAANAAKGQSIAKLAQAQLDLDYTTVKSPISGRISTTDIKQGNLVDNGQKLSAVVNRSHVFANFSVSDRDMLRFMSKRRAELKLGEKVAESNWSTAKVFLKRETDEGFPFEGVLEYIDQEGVDASTGTLRLRAQFDNPDDLLLPGLFVLVRVPTGKSVEAMLIPEYAVLRDQRGQYVLIVNAERKVERVMVTVAKTISGWAVIEKGLTLDSRVVIDGLQRARPGLEVNPIDKKLELDEQTLMRGFSPSDPTPEVATGSSATSPSEVE, from the coding sequence TTGACGCCTCCTTTACGCGAATCACCGTTTTTGCTCAATTACCGAAGCAGTAGCAAATGGTCTTCCCAAAACGACAACACTTCGACGCGATCACTTACAACCAAATTGACGGGGCACGGAACGATGGGAATATTGAAATCGAAAACGGCCACCCGCTTGCTGATTCTGTATGGTCTGTTGAGTGTGGTTGGGTGTACGTCCTCGGAAAATGAGTACGATCCGCCACCACCGCCTGAGGTGACGGTGTCGCAACCGGTGCAGCAATCGATCACTCCTTTCTTGGAACAAAACGGTGTCATCGAGGCCGTCGATGAAGCGGACGTGCGGGCTCGTGTGCGGGGATTTGTCGAAGCGATTGCGTTTGAACCGGGCCAGGAAGTGGCCGTCGGTGACGTTCTGTACCAAATCGAATCGACGCAGTATCAGGCATCCGTGAATTCAGCGTCGGCCGAGGTGGCCGCTGCCGAGGCCGCTATCAGCGTTGCCAACGCACTCGTGAGAACGGCAGAGGCGGAAGTCAAGAAAACGGTGCAGGACCTTGATCGCGCCAAGAGCCTGCTCAGCCAGAACGCTGGGTCGGAGGCCGAGCTGGATACCGCGGTCGCAGAGAATGAGTCTGCGTTGGCCGCGTTGGAGTCCGCCAAAGCAAACGTGCAGGCAGCGAACGCCGCCAAGGGGCAAAGTATTGCCAAACTTGCTCAAGCACAGTTGGATCTCGACTACACCACCGTCAAATCGCCGATCAGCGGGCGGATCTCTACAACCGATATCAAACAAGGTAATCTTGTTGATAATGGGCAAAAACTTTCCGCGGTGGTTAACCGTAGCCATGTGTTTGCAAACTTTAGCGTCAGTGATCGTGACATGTTACGATTTATGAGCAAAAGAAGAGCGGAGTTAAAGCTTGGCGAGAAAGTCGCTGAGTCCAATTGGAGCACAGCCAAGGTCTTCTTAAAACGGGAAACGGATGAAGGCTTCCCATTCGAAGGCGTGCTGGAATATATTGACCAGGAAGGGGTGGATGCAAGTACTGGGACCCTGCGACTTCGCGCCCAATTCGACAATCCTGACGACTTGTTGCTGCCCGGTTTATTTGTCTTGGTCCGAGTGCCGACCGGCAAATCGGTCGAGGCAATGTTGATTCCAGAGTACGCGGTCCTTCGTGACCAACGAGGCCAATACGTTTTGATTGTGAATGCTGAGCGAAAGGTGGAGCGTGTCATGGTCACGGTAGCCAAGACGATCAGTGGCTGGGCAGTGATTGAAAAGGGATTGACCCTCGACTCACGCGTCGTCATTGACGGGCTCCAACGAGCGAGACCTGGCCTGGAGGTCAATCCGATCGACAAAAAACTTGAGCTCGACGAGCAAACGTTGATGCGAGGATTCTCGCCATCTGATCCTACGCCTGAAGTTGCAACTGGCAGCAGTGCGACGAGTCCTTCCGAAGTCGAATGA
- a CDS encoding potassium channel family protein, producing the protein MTSANRHDRSALGWALRLSHLDLLVTMVLLQLSQSFLSSESGIQRGLFNLLFLVVVISAIRTLSSSKIRMISALTIGGIGFLLASYADFHHSVLLIAATDSCYVVVFLLLILSLAESVFRKGPADLNRIVGAACIYFVIGLFFAFVFSLLETFQPGAFALSPFSDSVGIHQDTVSNLIYFSNVTLTSLGYGDIIPITRPARTLATLEAMVGQLYLAIVVAKLVGLHIAEQK; encoded by the coding sequence ATGACTTCTGCAAACCGACACGACCGATCTGCATTGGGCTGGGCCCTGCGTCTAAGTCATCTCGATTTGTTGGTGACAATGGTTCTGTTGCAACTGAGCCAAAGTTTCTTATCTTCTGAAAGTGGCATTCAGCGAGGCCTGTTCAATCTATTGTTTCTGGTGGTCGTGATCTCGGCAATTCGCACACTTTCCAGTTCGAAAATCCGGATGATCTCGGCGCTCACCATCGGCGGGATTGGATTCCTTCTTGCGTCCTATGCGGATTTCCATCATTCCGTCTTGTTGATCGCTGCAACCGATTCATGCTATGTCGTCGTTTTTCTGCTGTTGATCCTATCGCTTGCGGAGAGTGTTTTTCGGAAGGGGCCCGCTGATTTGAATCGGATTGTTGGTGCCGCATGTATCTATTTTGTTATTGGACTATTTTTTGCATTTGTCTTCTCACTATTGGAAACCTTTCAACCGGGGGCTTTTGCATTATCGCCCTTCTCGGATAGCGTGGGCATCCATCAGGACACGGTAAGCAACCTGATCTATTTTAGTAACGTAACACTTACTTCACTTGGCTACGGCGACATCATTCCCATCACTCGACCGGCACGCACTCTCGCCACGCTTGAGGCGATGGTTGGTCAACTGTACTTAGCCATCGTTGTGGCCAAACTCGTCGGGTTGCATATTGCGGAGCAAAAATAG
- a CDS encoding radical SAM protein codes for MSHPHQHPHAALASEPGYRYTKAPRRVYWELTRACGLACKHCRAEAIKERLPDELTKDEAFKVLRALAEAKPVVVLTGGDPLERPDFFEIMDYAKSLKLHVDVAPSVTPKLTREAVFQLKEHGVGAMSLSLDGSNAKRHDDLRGIPGCFARTLEAAEHIAEAKIPMQVNTLVTADTLSDMPAIHECLGQMKPKRWSLFFLVTTGRGELLRQIEPEQAEELFEWLIEMGPKSNFMIATTEAPQYRRVLAKRQAGDGPPRVPGAGMRDGNGIMFISYRGDIMPSGFLPISAGSVRESDPLTIYRESELFTSLRDTSAFGGRCGACDLKDLCGGSRGRAYAATGDPLAEDPLCRYRPPA; via the coding sequence ATGTCACATCCGCATCAACACCCCCATGCTGCCCTTGCGTCCGAGCCGGGCTACCGCTACACCAAGGCTCCGCGCCGCGTCTATTGGGAATTGACGCGGGCTTGTGGGCTTGCCTGCAAGCATTGCCGGGCGGAGGCAATCAAAGAACGATTGCCGGACGAGCTCACCAAGGACGAAGCCTTCAAGGTGCTGCGTGCCCTGGCGGAGGCCAAACCGGTGGTGGTGCTGACCGGAGGCGATCCACTAGAGCGACCCGACTTCTTTGAGATCATGGATTATGCGAAGTCCTTGAAGCTTCACGTTGATGTGGCGCCGAGCGTGACGCCGAAGCTGACTCGCGAGGCGGTGTTTCAGCTCAAGGAACATGGTGTGGGGGCAATGTCGCTCAGTCTCGATGGCTCCAACGCGAAACGCCACGATGACCTACGTGGTATTCCTGGATGCTTCGCTCGGACGTTGGAAGCAGCCGAGCATATCGCTGAGGCGAAGATCCCCATGCAAGTCAACACGTTGGTCACGGCGGATACGCTGAGCGACATGCCCGCGATTCACGAGTGTCTCGGTCAAATGAAACCCAAACGCTGGAGCTTGTTCTTTTTGGTGACCACGGGGCGTGGTGAGTTGCTCCGACAAATCGAGCCTGAACAGGCCGAGGAATTATTCGAATGGCTGATCGAGATGGGCCCTAAGTCCAACTTCATGATCGCGACCACCGAAGCGCCCCAATACCGCCGCGTGCTTGCTAAGCGGCAGGCCGGCGACGGTCCACCACGTGTGCCTGGCGCGGGGATGCGAGATGGCAACGGGATCATGTTCATTTCCTACCGAGGCGACATCATGCCCTCTGGCTTTCTTCCGATCAGTGCCGGATCGGTTCGTGAGAGCGACCCACTCACCATCTATCGCGAATCGGAATTGTTCACCAGCCTACGCGACACATCGGCGTTCGGCGGTCGCTGTGGCGCGTGTGACTTGAAGGATCTGTGTGGTGGCTCACGCGGTCGCGCTTACGCGGCCACTGGCGATCCACTGGCGGAAGATCCGCTTTGTAGGTACCGGCCGCCAGCGTGA
- a CDS encoding NAD(P)H-dependent flavin oxidoreductase, translating to MNQSFHTPLCDLLGCCYPILQAGMGGVARAELAAAVCEAGGFGCLGMVRESPALIAREIAELRRRTDKPFGVNLIPAATDANLFVSELDACIEAGVDTLIYFWDVVPDAVKRAQDADCKVVYQVGSVEQAIKAEAAGADAIIAQGVEAGGHIHDSVTSLVLLPQVASAVSIPVVGSGGFASGASLVAAMALGAQGIHCGTAFVATRESFAHPIHKQKIVQAQSTDTIHTDAFAINWPPHSPVRVIKTEVTRQIGDRVFGNDADEIQREQIAEEEGRPIYLFSTDSPLRSMTGELEKLAFYAGQITGEITAIETAADVINRIIAEASEGLDRMTSFLQ from the coding sequence ATGAACCAATCATTTCACACGCCACTTTGTGACCTTCTCGGCTGTTGTTATCCGATCCTCCAAGCAGGCATGGGCGGTGTCGCTCGTGCGGAGCTTGCGGCAGCGGTTTGCGAAGCAGGCGGATTCGGTTGTCTGGGGATGGTCCGTGAATCGCCTGCATTGATCGCTCGAGAGATAGCCGAACTTCGCCGCCGAACCGACAAGCCGTTCGGCGTCAACTTGATTCCGGCTGCAACCGATGCGAACTTGTTCGTGAGCGAACTCGATGCGTGTATTGAGGCCGGTGTCGACACGTTGATTTACTTTTGGGATGTTGTGCCCGATGCGGTGAAGCGAGCCCAGGATGCCGATTGTAAAGTCGTATACCAAGTGGGCAGCGTTGAGCAAGCGATCAAGGCCGAAGCAGCCGGAGCGGATGCGATCATCGCGCAAGGCGTCGAAGCGGGAGGGCACATTCACGATTCGGTCACGTCGCTAGTCCTATTGCCTCAGGTGGCTAGCGCCGTTTCCATTCCCGTTGTCGGTTCAGGAGGTTTTGCCAGCGGGGCAAGTTTGGTGGCAGCAATGGCACTCGGGGCACAAGGCATCCACTGCGGAACGGCCTTCGTGGCAACACGAGAGTCGTTTGCGCACCCGATACATAAACAGAAAATCGTCCAGGCACAATCCACCGACACGATTCACACCGATGCTTTCGCGATCAATTGGCCCCCGCACTCGCCGGTGCGAGTGATCAAGACGGAGGTCACCCGTCAGATCGGCGATCGTGTCTTTGGCAATGATGCGGACGAAATTCAACGCGAGCAGATTGCGGAAGAGGAAGGCAGACCGATTTATCTGTTTAGCACTGATTCACCGCTTCGCTCAATGACCGGCGAGCTGGAAAAATTGGCTTTCTATGCGGGACAAATCACTGGTGAAATCACAGCGATCGAGACAGCCGCTGATGTGATCAATCGAATCATAGCGGAAGCAAGCGAAGGACTCGATCGTATGACGTCATTTTTGCAGTGA
- a CDS encoding RrF2 family transcriptional regulator, whose amino-acid sequence MLSKTAEYALRAVTCMGSRAGCPASADVMAEETKVPRRYLHRVLQDLAAAGLVRSRSGPGGGYELDINASDITILDVVNAVAPLERIATCPLGLKSHTSLCPLHAELDRAYEQTEVAFAGVTIGQLLKSTSPITPLREVK is encoded by the coding sequence ATGCTATCAAAAACTGCTGAATATGCATTGCGTGCGGTCACTTGTATGGGCAGTCGGGCCGGTTGCCCCGCGTCGGCAGACGTCATGGCCGAAGAAACCAAAGTGCCACGCCGCTACCTACACCGAGTCCTACAAGATCTTGCGGCTGCAGGACTCGTGCGGTCACGTAGCGGCCCAGGTGGCGGTTACGAACTGGACATCAACGCTAGCGATATTACGATTTTGGATGTGGTCAATGCGGTCGCGCCGCTTGAACGCATCGCAACTTGTCCGCTTGGACTGAAATCCCATACCTCACTCTGTCCGTTACATGCTGAGTTGGACCGTGCCTATGAGCAAACAGAAGTGGCATTCGCAGGGGTCACGATCGGGCAGCTTCTCAAATCAACCAGCCCGATCACACCACTGCGTGAAGTGAAGTAG